Proteins encoded in a region of the Acidobacteriota bacterium genome:
- the rnc gene encoding ribonuclease III, which yields MKGRPVLYLLGDRLNYLVASISIAELEDRIGHKFADPALLRRALTHSSVATEREAGREARSEPRRTTDDYETLEFLGDAVLGLVVAEELFRRHPHSHEGELTQMKHQLVSAKAFEAIARELGLGEALLLGTAEEKSGGRDKSTLISDAFEAVVGAVFLDGGYPAARDVTLKLFGERVAAASPADSLDFKSLLQERLQGAGFPLPEYRTTKEEGPPHDRTFHVRVSWKGGSAEGEGRSKKAAEIAAAELALAETKDLDERQ from the coding sequence ATGAAAGGGCGTCCGGTTTTGTATTTGCTGGGCGACCGCTTAAACTATCTCGTGGCCTCGATTAGCATTGCGGAACTGGAAGACAGGATCGGACATAAATTTGCGGATCCCGCACTGCTACGGCGTGCACTTACGCATAGTTCGGTCGCAACCGAACGTGAAGCCGGCCGCGAGGCCCGCAGCGAACCGCGACGCACGACCGACGATTATGAGACGCTCGAGTTTCTCGGCGATGCAGTGCTCGGCCTGGTGGTAGCCGAGGAGCTTTTCAGGCGGCATCCGCACTCGCACGAGGGAGAGTTGACGCAGATGAAGCACCAGCTTGTAAGCGCGAAAGCATTTGAAGCGATCGCACGCGAGCTCGGGCTTGGGGAGGCCTTATTGCTCGGGACGGCTGAGGAAAAGTCGGGCGGGCGCGATAAATCGACGTTGATCTCGGACGCGTTCGAGGCAGTCGTCGGAGCCGTATTTCTCGATGGCGGGTATCCGGCCGCACGGGATGTGACACTAAAGCTCTTCGGTGAGCGTGTTGCAGCAGCAAGCCCTGCGGACTCGTTAGATTTCAAATCGCTGCTTCAAGAGCGGCTGCAGGGTGCCGGGTTTCCGCTGCCGGAATACCGAACGACAAAAGAGGAGGGCCCGCCGCACGACCGGACGTTTCACGTTCGCGTTAGCTGGAAAGGCGGCTCGGCCGAAGGCGAGGGCCGGAGCAAAAAGGCAGCCGAGATCGCGGCGGCTGAATTGGCACTCGCCGAAACAAAAGATCTTGATGAGAGACAGTAA